The following coding sequences lie in one Arthrobacter sp. PGP41 genomic window:
- a CDS encoding DUF4166 domain-containing protein produces the protein MNVPIYQQALGADFSRLQPELQDYFSLVPGSGSYGVGEGTFDVVGCRQDWLRPLLRLTSGEEAFFPEYGENIPFRIENHAHQDPFGRSSLTARREIRFPGRTRIFQDTTSAARRAGAFRLVDYVGRYRRLVTDLNLSVTPEGRLRGISEASRLFLGPVRIPLPAALDAKAYAEQWWDPAEGAAGKHRIRVKVIQPQIGLVLVYAGSFDYRLRPYTGGSSALSFLPRYAQPDRWENRV, from the coding sequence ATGAACGTTCCCATCTACCAGCAAGCGCTCGGCGCGGACTTTTCCCGGCTCCAGCCGGAGCTCCAGGACTACTTTTCCCTGGTTCCGGGGTCGGGCAGCTACGGAGTGGGGGAAGGGACCTTCGATGTCGTGGGCTGCCGGCAGGACTGGCTGCGTCCCCTGCTGCGGCTAACCAGCGGGGAGGAAGCATTCTTCCCCGAGTACGGCGAGAACATTCCTTTCCGGATTGAGAACCATGCCCACCAGGACCCCTTCGGCCGCTCCAGCCTGACAGCCCGCCGCGAAATCCGGTTCCCGGGCCGGACCCGGATCTTCCAGGACACCACCAGCGCGGCCCGCCGGGCCGGTGCATTCCGGCTGGTGGACTACGTGGGACGGTACCGGAGGCTGGTGACTGACCTGAACCTGAGTGTCACGCCGGAGGGCCGGCTTCGCGGCATCTCCGAAGCATCCCGGCTCTTCCTTGGCCCCGTCCGCATCCCCCTTCCCGCCGCCCTGGATGCCAAAGCATACGCGGAGCAGTGGTGGGACCCGGCCGAAGGCGCAGCGGGCAAGCACCGGATCCGAGTGAAGGTGATCCAGCCGCAGATCGGCCTGGTGCTGGTGTATGCCGGCAGCTTCGACTACAGGCTGCGCCCCTATACCGGCGGCAGTTCGGCCCTGAGTTTCCTCCCGCGCTACGCGCAGCCGGACCGCTGGGAAAACCGGGTCTGA
- a CDS encoding DUF58 domain-containing protein, with product MAVSGRFVLLVLLGTVPVLALASWGTVLLVAGALAALAAVDLLLAASLRPVHVLRSEPGNVTLHAGVDAVLRVQNDGGRRLRGVLRDAWQPSAGAQNPVQDIDVPAGEGRRVTVRLRPVRRGDLKAPHVTVRSFGPLLLAARQRTIDCPGSLRVLPPFHSRRHLPSKLRKLRELDGKAAVQIRGAGTEFDSLRDYVRGDDVRSIDWRATARRSAVVVRTWRPERDRRVVMVLDTSRTSAARIDDETRLDTGMEAALLLGVLAERGGDRVDFLAFDRRTRARAGSAGQGNLLGQLVQAMAPLEAELIEMDWSAVPAQVRAVSAHRSLVVLLTSLDSGAPEEGILPVAAQLARQHVVVVAAVRDPQLGAMLQERDDAAGVFRAAAAERALLQRAAICTELRQYGVEVVDAEPHQLPPKLADMYIRLKAAGTL from the coding sequence ATGGCCGTCTCCGGGCGTTTCGTGCTGCTGGTGCTGCTGGGCACGGTGCCGGTCCTGGCGTTGGCCAGCTGGGGAACGGTGCTGCTGGTGGCCGGGGCGCTGGCGGCCCTTGCCGCCGTCGACCTCCTGCTGGCGGCTTCCCTGCGCCCGGTGCACGTCCTGCGTTCCGAGCCCGGCAACGTCACGCTGCATGCGGGCGTGGACGCCGTGTTGAGGGTGCAGAACGACGGCGGCCGGCGGCTCCGCGGTGTCCTCCGCGACGCATGGCAGCCCTCCGCCGGGGCGCAGAATCCGGTCCAGGACATCGACGTCCCGGCCGGTGAGGGCAGGCGCGTGACTGTCCGGCTGCGGCCGGTCCGGCGGGGAGACCTGAAGGCTCCGCACGTCACGGTCCGCTCTTTCGGCCCGCTGCTGCTGGCAGCGCGGCAACGGACCATTGACTGCCCCGGTTCGCTGCGGGTGCTGCCTCCATTCCATTCCCGGCGGCACCTGCCGTCAAAGCTGCGCAAACTGCGCGAGCTGGACGGCAAGGCAGCGGTGCAGATCCGCGGTGCGGGCACCGAGTTCGATTCACTGAGGGACTACGTCCGGGGCGACGACGTCCGGTCCATTGACTGGCGGGCCACCGCGCGCCGGTCAGCGGTGGTGGTGCGCACCTGGCGGCCTGAACGGGACCGGCGCGTGGTCATGGTCCTGGATACGTCACGGACGTCGGCGGCCAGGATCGACGACGAAACCCGCCTGGACACGGGCATGGAAGCGGCGCTCCTGCTGGGTGTGCTGGCAGAGCGGGGCGGGGACCGCGTGGACTTCCTGGCGTTTGACCGCCGCACCCGCGCCCGGGCGGGCTCTGCCGGGCAGGGAAACCTCCTGGGCCAGCTGGTCCAGGCGATGGCGCCGCTTGAGGCCGAACTCATCGAAATGGACTGGTCCGCGGTCCCGGCCCAGGTCCGCGCCGTTTCCGCGCACCGTTCCCTGGTGGTGCTCCTGACGTCGCTGGATAGCGGCGCACCCGAGGAAGGCATCCTTCCCGTCGCGGCACAGCTGGCCCGGCAGCACGTGGTGGTGGTGGCAGCCGTGCGGGACCCGCAGCTGGGTGCCATGCTCCAGGAACGCGACGACGCCGCCGGTGTATTCCGCGCCGCCGCCGCAGAGCGGGCGCTGCTGCAGCGCGCGGCCATCTGTACCGAGCTGCGGCAGTACGGCGTGGAAGTGGTGGACGCCGAACCGCACCAGCTGCCGCCAAAGCTGGCCGACATGTACATCAGGCTCAAGGCGGCCGGTACATTGTGA
- a CDS encoding AAA family ATPase — MSEQGSSPRVLDHMEHDSARQALMDVRHEVAKAVVGQDATVTGLLIALLSQGHVLLEGVPGVAKTLVVRALSAALSLDTKRVQFTPDLMPGDITGSLVYDSHTSEFTFREGPVFTNILLADEINRTPPKTQASLLEAMEERQVSVDGESRPLPGPFLVAATQNPVEYEGTYPLPEAQLDRFLLKLTMPLPGRQDEMEVIRRHAAGFDPRDLNAAGVRAVAGAEDLARARQAVASVAVDPEVIAYIVDLVRATRSAPSFLLGVSPRGATALLNTSRSWAWLSGRSFVTPDDVKALALPCLRHRVALQPEAQMDGVQADDVLGSILASVPVPR, encoded by the coding sequence ATGAGCGAGCAAGGCAGCAGTCCCCGGGTCCTGGACCATATGGAACATGATTCCGCCCGGCAGGCCCTCATGGACGTGCGGCACGAGGTGGCAAAGGCCGTGGTGGGGCAGGACGCCACCGTTACGGGGCTGTTGATCGCGTTGCTCTCGCAGGGCCACGTGCTGCTGGAGGGTGTTCCGGGCGTCGCGAAAACCCTGGTGGTCCGCGCGCTGTCCGCTGCGCTGAGCCTGGACACCAAGCGCGTCCAGTTCACTCCGGACCTGATGCCCGGCGATATCACGGGCTCGCTGGTCTATGACTCGCACACCTCCGAATTCACCTTCCGGGAGGGGCCGGTCTTCACCAACATCCTGCTGGCGGACGAGATCAACCGGACGCCGCCCAAGACCCAGGCCTCCCTGCTCGAAGCCATGGAGGAACGGCAGGTGTCCGTGGACGGCGAGTCCCGGCCGCTGCCCGGTCCGTTCCTCGTTGCTGCCACCCAAAACCCGGTGGAGTATGAAGGCACCTATCCGCTGCCTGAGGCGCAGCTTGACCGGTTCCTGCTCAAGCTGACCATGCCGCTGCCGGGGCGCCAGGACGAAATGGAAGTCATCCGGCGCCACGCGGCGGGCTTCGACCCGAGGGACCTTAACGCTGCCGGCGTCCGCGCCGTGGCAGGCGCGGAGGACCTGGCGCGGGCGCGGCAGGCGGTGGCCTCCGTGGCGGTGGACCCTGAAGTCATCGCGTACATCGTGGACCTGGTGCGTGCCACCCGCTCGGCACCTTCATTCCTGCTTGGTGTCTCGCCCCGCGGCGCCACTGCCCTGCTGAACACCTCCCGGTCCTGGGCCTGGCTCTCCGGCCGAAGCTTCGTCACCCCCGACGACGTCAAGGCCCTGGCCCTCCCCTGCCTCCGGCACCGCGTGGCGCTCCAGCCTGAAGCCCAAATGGACGGAGTACAGGCGGACGACGTACTGGGCAGCATCCTGGCGTCCGTTCCCGTCCCCCGCTGA
- a CDS encoding chorismate mutase: MTQHNPHSPDSEDYDPSASSLAGQVDNSVMAELLSIRSSIDNIDATLVYLLAERFKATQKVGFLKAAHRLPAGDPGREAAQIARLRRLAEDAHLDPAFAEKFLNFIIGEVIRHHEAIAEDHEAASGQQPQAPARA; encoded by the coding sequence ATGACGCAGCACAACCCCCACTCTCCTGATTCCGAAGACTACGACCCCTCCGCCAGTTCCTTGGCCGGCCAGGTGGACAACTCGGTGATGGCTGAGCTGCTGTCCATCCGTTCCAGCATCGACAACATCGACGCAACCCTGGTCTATCTGCTGGCGGAGCGCTTCAAGGCCACCCAAAAGGTGGGGTTCCTCAAGGCAGCCCACCGGCTCCCCGCCGGCGATCCCGGCCGTGAAGCAGCCCAGATCGCCAGGCTGCGCAGGCTGGCCGAGGACGCCCACCTCGATCCTGCGTTCGCGGAAAAGTTCCTGAATTTCATCATCGGCGAGGTCATCAGGCATCACGAAGCGATCGCCGAAGACCACGAGGCGGCCTCCGGACAGCAGCCGCAGGCACCAGCACGCGCGTGA